DNA from Chloroflexaceae bacterium:
CCCCTGCCCGAGAGGAGGACCGCTCCTCCCTCGAACCGGGCAGTGGAGTATGGGAAAAGTGGGTTTCCCCTCGCCCCGGCCCGATGGAAGTGGCAGGGAAACGTTTTCACCGCTAAGCAGGCATGGGGCGTGACGAGCAAGCGTCGCCCGGCCTATGCCAGGTGCAACGAGGCAAGTATGGCGCAAACCCTTAGTGAGCAGATCCTCTCTCGCGCGGCGGGACGTCCAGTGTCCGCGGGGGAGGTGGTAACGGTCAATGTGGACCTGGTGATGATGCACGATAGCCTGTCACCGGGGATCATCCGGGTGTTGCACGAAGAACTTGGCGCCGAGCGGGTCTGGGACCCGGAGCGGGTTGCGGTGGTGATTGACCACGTGGCCCCGGCTGCCAGCGTACAGACGGCGGAGAAGCAGGCAGAGGTGCGGCGCTGGGTGCGCGCCCAGGGCATCAAGCACCTGTTCGACGTCGGGCGGGGGATTTCCCACCCGGTGCTGGTGGAGGAGGGCCTGGCCCGCCCGGGCATGGTCATCGTGGGCAGCGATAGCCATTCGACTGCCTACGGCTGTGTGGGGGCCTTCGGTACCGGAATGGGCACCACCGATATCGCCCTGGCCGTTGCCACCGGTCGAACCTGGTTCCGCGTGCCCGAGACGGTGCTGGTGCGCGCGCGGGGACGCTTTCGTCCCGGCGTCAGCGCCAAGGATCTGGGGCTGAAGGCCGCGCGCCTGCTCCGCGCCGACGGGGCCACCTACGCTGCCGTCGAGTGGCACGGGGTCGAGTTCCTCAGCGTGATGGAGCGAATGACCCTGGCGACCCTTTCAATCGAGGTTGGCGCGAAGGCGGGCATCGTGCCTCCCACCGGGCTGTCGCAACCTGTCCCGCACTGGCTGCGCGTGGAGGAGGGCGCCTGCTACAGCCGCGTGGTTGAGATTGACCTCGACGACCTGGAGCCGCAGGTCAGCGCGCCGCACACTGTAGACAACGTGACCGACCTGCGCGACCTGGGCCGCGTCGCGGTGGATGTGGTCTACCTGGGCACCTGCACCAACGGCCATTACGAAGACATGGCCGCCGCAGCGCGCATTCTGCGCGGGCGGCGCGTGGCGCCCGGCGTGCGGATGCTGGTGGTGCCGGCCAGCGCCCAGGCACTGCAACTGGCTGCCGAGGACGGCACCCTGGCGACCCTGCTGGCCGCCGGGGCGACCATCGGCACCCCGGGCTGCGGCGCGTGCATCGGGCGGCATATGGGCGTGCTCGCGCCCGGCGAGGTTTGTCTGTTCACCGGCAACCGCAACTTCCGCGGGCGCATGGGCAGCCCCGAGGCCCGCATTTACCTGGCTTCGCCGGAAGTGGCTGCCGCAACCGCGATCACAGGCTACATAACCCACCCGCAGGACGTGATTGACGCGCCCTACGACGAGCCGTGAGCGTCGTCGGCCCGTTTACGCCTCAGGAACAGGGAGTGCATCTATGGCTCGCGTCTGGTTATTTGGCGCTGACATTAATACCGATCAGATCGTTCCAGGGCGCTATGCCCCGTATATGCTCAAGAATGAGGACGATCTGCGCAAGTACCCGTTCATCGAACATCGGCCCGACTTTGCCGCGAATGTGCGTCCGGGAGACATCATCGTGGCCGGCAACAACTTCGGCTGCGGCAGTTCTCGCGAGTACGCGCCTCTGGCGCTGCGCATGGTTGGCATTGGCGCGATCATTGCGCCACTGTTCGCCCGCATCTTCTTCCGCAATGCCCTGAATCTTGGCATCCCGTGCTTTACCGCCGATCTCACCGGCGAACTGCGCGATGGCGAGGAAGTGGAACTGGACCTGGAGCAGGGGCGCATCTATACCGGTGACGGACGCACCATCCAGTTGCCGCCGCCTCCGGCCTTCCTGCGCGAGGTCTGGGCCGCGGGGGGCATTGTGCCCTTCTATCGGAAGTATGGGCGGTTTCCCGGCGAGGGCTGAGTAGTGTGTGAACGAAGTTTTTGGCTAAACGCATCCCCTCCCCAACCCTCCCCCGCAGGGGAGGGCGCCTGGCGCTTCCCTCAACGGGGGGAGGCTGGGAAAGGGGGCGAAAAGGCGAGGAAACTTGCTTCACAGACTACTGAGTGGCCGGAGGGTTGGGAAAAGTCGGTTTCCCCAGGTGGGCGCAACCCGGAGGGTTGCGCCTGTAACCCAGGAATGATGGAATGCACATCTGCGTCATTCCCGGAGACGGGATCGGCCCGGAAGTGATCGGCGCGGCCACAGAGGTGCTGCGCGCCCTGGCGCCCGATGTGGCGATCACCAGGGCCGAGGCGGGTTGGGGCGCCTTCGAGCGGCACGGCGTGGCGTTGCCCGCGGTGACGCTGGCGGCAGCGCGGGCCGCCGACGCCATTCTCTTCGGCGCGGTTGCCTCCCCCAGCCACGCCGTGCCCGGCTACCGCAGCCCCATCGTGCAACTGCGCCGGGACCTCGACCTCTATGCCAACATTCGCCCTGTCAGCGGAACTGCCGCAGGGCAGCCGGTCGACCTGGTCATCGTTCGCGAGAACACTGAAGATCTCTACGTCGGGCGCGAGCGCCTCGAGGACGACGGGGCCAAGGCCATTGCCGAGCGGGTCATCACCCGGCGGGCCAGCGCGCGCATCGCTCGCGCCGCCTTCGACCTGGCCCGCCGCCGCGCCGCCGATCTCGGGCGGCCCGCGCGGGTGACAGTGGTCCACAAGGCTAACGTCCTGCGCCTCAGTGATGGTCTCTTCCGCGAGACGGTGCTGGAGGCGGCTCGCGACTACCCCGAGGTGGTCGTAGAGGAGATGCTGGTAGACGTGGCGGCGATGCGCCTTGCCCAGACGCCCGAACGGTTCGATGTGCTGGTCACCACCAACATGTTCGGCGACATCCTCTCCGATGTGGCCTGCATCCACGGCGGCGGGTTGGGCCTGGCCGCCTCGGTGAACCTGGGCGACGCACAGGCCCTGTTTGAACCGGTGCACGGCTCGGCCCCGGATATTGCCGGCCAGGGAACGGCCAACCCCCTAGCCGCGATTACCTGT
Protein-coding regions in this window:
- a CDS encoding 3-isopropylmalate dehydratase large subunit, producing the protein MAQTLSEQILSRAAGRPVSAGEVVTVNVDLVMMHDSLSPGIIRVLHEELGAERVWDPERVAVVIDHVAPAASVQTAEKQAEVRRWVRAQGIKHLFDVGRGISHPVLVEEGLARPGMVIVGSDSHSTAYGCVGAFGTGMGTTDIALAVATGRTWFRVPETVLVRARGRFRPGVSAKDLGLKAARLLRADGATYAAVEWHGVEFLSVMERMTLATLSIEVGAKAGIVPPTGLSQPVPHWLRVEEGACYSRVVEIDLDDLEPQVSAPHTVDNVTDLRDLGRVAVDVVYLGTCTNGHYEDMAAAARILRGRRVAPGVRMLVVPASAQALQLAAEDGTLATLLAAGATIGTPGCGACIGRHMGVLAPGEVCLFTGNRNFRGRMGSPEARIYLASPEVAAATAITGYITHPQDVIDAPYDEP
- a CDS encoding isocitrate/isopropylmalate dehydrogenase family protein; the protein is MHICVIPGDGIGPEVIGAATEVLRALAPDVAITRAEAGWGAFERHGVALPAVTLAAARAADAILFGAVASPSHAVPGYRSPIVQLRRDLDLYANIRPVSGTAAGQPVDLVIVRENTEDLYVGRERLEDDGAKAIAERVITRRASARIARAAFDLARRRAADLGRPARVTVVHKANVLRLSDGLFRETVLEAARDYPEVVVEEMLVDVAAMRLAQTPERFDVLVTTNMFGDILSDVACIHGGGLGLAASVNLGDAQALFEPVHGSAPDIAGQGTANPLAAITCVALLLEWRGLSLPAARLRAAIATVLRDGPRTPDLGGAAGTADVTEAVLARL
- a CDS encoding homoaconitate hydratase (catalyzes the formation of homoisocitrate from cis-homoaconitate), which encodes MARVWLFGADINTDQIVPGRYAPYMLKNEDDLRKYPFIEHRPDFAANVRPGDIIVAGNNFGCGSSREYAPLALRMVGIGAIIAPLFARIFFRNALNLGIPCFTADLTGELRDGEEVELDLEQGRIYTGDGRTIQLPPPPAFLREVWAAGGIVPFYRKYGRFPGEG